The sequence below is a genomic window from Actinomycetota bacterium.
AGAACGAGCGCAAGAGCGAGGTTCCTGACCGCGCTGGGTGAGACGGGCTCTTCGGGCCGCAGGGCGGGCTCGACCACCCGCACCTGGATCGCCGGCTCGCCCTGAGTCGGCTTCTGCAGCCGCTGGATTTCCTCCGTGAACACGTCCGAAACCGTGTTGACGACCAGCTGCGCCTCTGCGGCGTCCGTGGACCGGTAGGCCAGCCGGATGAGCTGCGTCTCGGGTATGGGCTCGGCCTTGATGGCGTGGGCCAGTTGGGCCGGGGAGATGTCGATGCCCTCCTTCTCCACCGCGCGCTCTGCCATCGGCCGGGTCTGGAGGATCTGCGCATAGGACCTCAGCAGCTGAACCGACAGTTGCGCGGCCTGGACCCCCTCCGCGACCTCACTGACGGCGAACTGCTGCTGTCCCACGAAAAGCTTCGCCTCTGCCTCGTACTTGGGGGTCGTCGCGGCGGTCGCGACCGCCGCCGAACCGACCACGAGCAGCAGGACCACTGCCAGCAGCCAGCGGCGCTTCGAGACCGTGGCGAGATAGTCGCGGAACGTCGGCTCCACCAGCGGAGTCTACCGGCCCGGGGGCGATCGTCCGGGCTCAGACAGCTTGTCGAACAAGCCTCGCTTGCCGGTAGCAGTCCTCCAGATCCGCCAGCCCTGCCTCCGGCGAGAACCGGGTCGACCATGCGCTCAGGGCGCCTTCGCCAAGGCGCATTGATGTCTCGTCCCGGTTCAGCTCGGCCAGCGCCTGCGTCCATTGCTCCACTTCGTCGGTGTCCACCAGGCTTCCAGTCACCCCTCCGTCGATGAACTCCGGGATGGAGCCGATGCGGCTCCCTATCACCGGCACGCCCGCGGCGTA
It includes:
- a CDS encoding Wzz/FepE/Etk N-terminal domain-containing protein; translated protein: MEPTFRDYLATVSKRRWLLAVVLLLVVGSAAVATAATTPKYEAEAKLFVGQQQFAVSEVAEGVQAAQLSVQLLRSYAQILQTRPMAERAVEKEGIDISPAQLAHAIKAEPIPETQLIRLAYRSTDAAEAQLVVNTVSDVFTEEIQRLQKPTQGEPAIQVRVVEPALRPEEPVSPSAVRNLALALVL